A stretch of Aphelocoma coerulescens isolate FSJ_1873_10779 chromosome 1A, UR_Acoe_1.0, whole genome shotgun sequence DNA encodes these proteins:
- the LOC138103737 gene encoding cytoglobin-1-like isoform X1, with translation MSLSEAEVQSARGAWEKIYVDAEDNGTTVLVRMFTEHPDTKSYFTHFKGMDSAEEMKQSDQVRGHGKKVFSAINNMVQHLDNSEAFLGIVTPLGKKHATQLKIDPKNFRIICDIILQLMEEKFGGECKASFEKVTNEICTHLNSIYKEEGW, from the exons ATGTCGCTCTCTGAAGCAGAGGTGCAAAGTGCCCGTGGTGCCTGGGAGAAGATATATGTGGATGCTGAGGACAATGGGACAACTGTGCTGGTCAG GATGTTTACCGAGCACCCAGACACCAAATCCTACTTCACACATTTCAAAGGCATGGACTCTGCCGAAGAGATGAAACAGTCAGATCAAGTCAGGGGCCATGGCAAGAAGGTTTTCAGTGCCATCAACAACATGGTGCAACACCTGGACAACTCTGAGGCTTTTCTTGGGATAGTGACCCCACTCGGCAAGAAACATGCCACCCAGCTGAAGATTGACCCCAAAAACTTCAGG ATTATCTGTGACATTATCTTACAACTGATGGAGGAGAAATTTGGCGGAGAGTGCAAAGCTTCCTTTGAGAAAGTGACCAATGAAATCTGCACCCACCTGAACAGTATCTACAAAGAGGAGGGTTGGTGA
- the LOC138103737 gene encoding cytoglobin-1-like isoform X2 has protein sequence MTVIDQRMFTEHPDTKSYFTHFKGMDSAEEMKQSDQVRGHGKKVFSAINNMVQHLDNSEAFLGIVTPLGKKHATQLKIDPKNFRIICDIILQLMEEKFGGECKASFEKVTNEICTHLNSIYKEEGW, from the exons ATGACTGTAATTGATCAAAG GATGTTTACCGAGCACCCAGACACCAAATCCTACTTCACACATTTCAAAGGCATGGACTCTGCCGAAGAGATGAAACAGTCAGATCAAGTCAGGGGCCATGGCAAGAAGGTTTTCAGTGCCATCAACAACATGGTGCAACACCTGGACAACTCTGAGGCTTTTCTTGGGATAGTGACCCCACTCGGCAAGAAACATGCCACCCAGCTGAAGATTGACCCCAAAAACTTCAGG ATTATCTGTGACATTATCTTACAACTGATGGAGGAGAAATTTGGCGGAGAGTGCAAAGCTTCCTTTGAGAAAGTGACCAATGAAATCTGCACCCACCTGAACAGTATCTACAAAGAGGAGGGTTGGTGA
- the LOC138103682 gene encoding heat shock 70 kDa protein 12A-like isoform X2: protein MELKASNGKLLPALTVFSESLRYLKEHALNTIQEASFQTVYDQDEITWVLTVPAIWSAAAKQFMRLAAKEAGIISGMLSEKLIIALEPEAASLWCKQLPQNGFMADSSDKKKFEDSPGIQYIVVDCGGGTVDITVHEIQENHYLKELHKATGGGWGGNRVDENFTSFLKEIFSDGVWDEYVKKHPSELQNMMYNFGLQKCSANREAVYIRCLYNLIRMAESKKDISQFFEKAAGAVWCDGTIMITYEKMKRLFDYCINNIICALREILCKPEMDKVQYILLVGGFASSIILRDAVSQAFSSKYHILCPTEAQLAIAKGAVLFGVNPHIVTSRISCRTYGVEVSKKFDDAIHDIRKRKVSEIDGYTYCTGLFKKLVEIGEPLNINEVAYYNFSPIEPDQTSAVFTFYCTKNQDAQYVDEDGMEKLGSCVVPSPDTQLGRDRKLKMEIKFGLTEFKATCTDVTSQESRTVVIDFLSYECSRY, encoded by the exons ATGGAGCTGAAAGCCAGCAACGGAAAGTTGCTTCCTGCCCTGACAGTCTTTTCCGAAAGCCTGCGCTACCTGAAGGAACATGCCCTGAACACCATTCAAGAGGCCTCTTTCCAAACTGTCTATGACCAGGACGAGATCACCTGGGTCCTTACTGTCCCAGCCATATGGAGCGCTGCCGCCAAGCAGTTCATGCGTCTGGCAGCAAAAGAG gcaggaattatctctggcaTGCTCTCTGAGAAGCTGATCATTGCCTTGGAGCCAGAAGCTGCATCACTGTGGTGCAAGCAGCTTCCACAGAACGGGTTTATGGCAGACAGCAGTGACAAGAAGAAGTTTGAAGACTCCCCTGGGATCCAGTATATTGTTGTTGACTGTGGAG GTGGCACTGTAGACATCACAGTACATGAGATCCAAGAAAACCATTACCTAAAGGAGTTACACAAGGCAACCGGAGGTGGATGGGGAGGCAACAGAGTGGATGAAAACTTCACCAGTTTCCTCAAGGAAATATTCAGTGATGGTGTATGGGATGAATATGTAAAGAAGCACCCTTCTGAATTACAAAATATGATGTACAACTTTGGCCTACAGAAATGCTCTGCTAACAGGGAGGCAGTCTACATACGTTGCCTCTACAACCTAATCAGAATGGCAGAGTCCAAGAAGGACATCTCCCAGTTCTTcgaaaaagcagcaggagctgtgtggtGTGATGGGACAATCATGATTACATATGAGAAAATGAAGAGGTTGTTTGACTACTGTATCAACAATATCATTTGTGCTTTGAGGGAAATTCTTTGCAAGCCTGAGATGGACAAAGTCCAATACATTTTGCTTGTGGGAGGCTTTGCGTCCAGCATCATCCTGAGAGATGCAGTCAGTCAGGCCTTTAGCAGCAAGTATCATATCCTTTGTCCCACGGAGGCCCAGCTGGCCATTGCAAAAGGGGCTGTTTTATTCGGAGTTAATCCACACATCGTTACCTCAAGAATCAGCTGTAGGACATACGGCGTAGAAGTGAGTAAGAAATTTGATGATGCTATCCATGACATCCGTAAACGGAAGGTCTCAGAAATTGATGGCTATACTTATTGCACAGGCCTCTTCAAGAAATTGGTGGAAATTGGGGAGCCGTTGAATATAAATGAAGTTGCTTACTATAATTTCTCTCCAATAGAACCAGACCAAACAAGTGCAGTCTTTACTTTCTATTGTACAAAAAACCAGGATGCTCAGTATGTAGATGAGGATGGGATGGAAAAGCTTGGCTCCTGTGTAGTGCCATCTCCAGACACACAGCTGGGGAGAGATCGCAAGCTGAAGATGGAGATTAAATTTGGGCTCACTGAATTTAAAGCCACATGTACTGATGTTACTTCCCAAGAAAGTCGGACAGTTGTAATAGATTTTTTATCTTATGAATGCTCAAGATATTGA
- the LOC138103682 gene encoding heat shock 70 kDa protein 12B-like isoform X1, producing the protein MASQSVFVVAIDFGTSYSGYCYSLASGTDQIRQVSWGTEHGLRTPKTPTCILFNQKQEFKYFGYDAVMKYKNLPSSQAHSWYFFQNFKMQLYNTNVTASMELKASNGKLLPALTVFSESLRYLKEHALNTIQEASFQTVYDQDEITWVLTVPAIWSAAAKQFMRLAAKEAGIISGMLSEKLIIALEPEAASLWCKQLPQNGFMADSSDKKKFEDSPGIQYIVVDCGGGTVDITVHEIQENHYLKELHKATGGGWGGNRVDENFTSFLKEIFSDGVWDEYVKKHPSELQNMMYNFGLQKCSANREAVYIRCLYNLIRMAESKKDISQFFEKAAGAVWCDGTIMITYEKMKRLFDYCINNIICALREILCKPEMDKVQYILLVGGFASSIILRDAVSQAFSSKYHILCPTEAQLAIAKGAVLFGVNPHIVTSRISCRTYGVEVSKKFDDAIHDIRKRKVSEIDGYTYCTGLFKKLVEIGEPLNINEVAYYNFSPIEPDQTSAVFTFYCTKNQDAQYVDEDGMEKLGSCVVPSPDTQLGRDRKLKMEIKFGLTEFKATCTDVTSQESRTVVIDFLSYECSRY; encoded by the exons ATGGCCAGCCAGTCAGTCTTCGTTGTTGCTATAGATTTTGGCACATCCTACAGTGGGTACTGTTATTCTCTTGCTTCAGGTACAGACCAAATCCGCCAGGTTTCCTGGGGAACAGAGCATGGGCTCAGGACCCCAAAGACACCCACATGCATCTTGTTCAACCAGAAGCAGGAGTTCAAGTATTTTGGCTATGATGCTGTGATGAAGTACAAGAACCTGCCCTCCAGCCAAGCTCACAGCTGGTATTTCTTCCAGAATTTCAAGATGCAGCTGTACAACACG AATGTCACGGCTAGCATGGAGCTGAAAGCCAGCAACGGAAAGTTGCTTCCTGCCCTGACAGTCTTTTCCGAAAGCCTGCGCTACCTGAAGGAACATGCCCTGAACACCATTCAAGAGGCCTCTTTCCAAACTGTCTATGACCAGGACGAGATCACCTGGGTCCTTACTGTCCCAGCCATATGGAGCGCTGCCGCCAAGCAGTTCATGCGTCTGGCAGCAAAAGAG gcaggaattatctctggcaTGCTCTCTGAGAAGCTGATCATTGCCTTGGAGCCAGAAGCTGCATCACTGTGGTGCAAGCAGCTTCCACAGAACGGGTTTATGGCAGACAGCAGTGACAAGAAGAAGTTTGAAGACTCCCCTGGGATCCAGTATATTGTTGTTGACTGTGGAG GTGGCACTGTAGACATCACAGTACATGAGATCCAAGAAAACCATTACCTAAAGGAGTTACACAAGGCAACCGGAGGTGGATGGGGAGGCAACAGAGTGGATGAAAACTTCACCAGTTTCCTCAAGGAAATATTCAGTGATGGTGTATGGGATGAATATGTAAAGAAGCACCCTTCTGAATTACAAAATATGATGTACAACTTTGGCCTACAGAAATGCTCTGCTAACAGGGAGGCAGTCTACATACGTTGCCTCTACAACCTAATCAGAATGGCAGAGTCCAAGAAGGACATCTCCCAGTTCTTcgaaaaagcagcaggagctgtgtggtGTGATGGGACAATCATGATTACATATGAGAAAATGAAGAGGTTGTTTGACTACTGTATCAACAATATCATTTGTGCTTTGAGGGAAATTCTTTGCAAGCCTGAGATGGACAAAGTCCAATACATTTTGCTTGTGGGAGGCTTTGCGTCCAGCATCATCCTGAGAGATGCAGTCAGTCAGGCCTTTAGCAGCAAGTATCATATCCTTTGTCCCACGGAGGCCCAGCTGGCCATTGCAAAAGGGGCTGTTTTATTCGGAGTTAATCCACACATCGTTACCTCAAGAATCAGCTGTAGGACATACGGCGTAGAAGTGAGTAAGAAATTTGATGATGCTATCCATGACATCCGTAAACGGAAGGTCTCAGAAATTGATGGCTATACTTATTGCACAGGCCTCTTCAAGAAATTGGTGGAAATTGGGGAGCCGTTGAATATAAATGAAGTTGCTTACTATAATTTCTCTCCAATAGAACCAGACCAAACAAGTGCAGTCTTTACTTTCTATTGTACAAAAAACCAGGATGCTCAGTATGTAGATGAGGATGGGATGGAAAAGCTTGGCTCCTGTGTAGTGCCATCTCCAGACACACAGCTGGGGAGAGATCGCAAGCTGAAGATGGAGATTAAATTTGGGCTCACTGAATTTAAAGCCACATGTACTGATGTTACTTCCCAAGAAAGTCGGACAGTTGTAATAGATTTTTTATCTTATGAATGCTCAAGATATTGA